From Acidobacteriota bacterium, a single genomic window includes:
- a CDS encoding alpha/beta hydrolase family protein produces the protein MIRRYFHRWEQQLANVSKHERQVRPFEWGEDWIDAAFAPGATVDRTEAGGGQPAGYAGVSAWVERVMQNTDAFYTPEPVRYTFTQALPSVRAGGEEGLLTYPSGFTTPHDHNNTVTARYFPAAPIRKRRPGSPRRAVVVLAQWNSDANGHVGLCKILAKLGIASLRISLPYHDARMPPELKRADYIVSSNVVRTLQVCRQAVRDVRLALWWLRDQGYDRLGLLGTSLGSCLSLLTTCHEPLVRAQALNHVSPFFSDVVWRGLSTEHVREGFEGYLDADQLRHLWRPISPWSFLDRMHDRQTLLIYAKYDLSFPVDLSLKLVDEFRRRRYPVQVSVLPCGHYSTGAAPYKFLDAWYLGKFLATKL, from the coding sequence ATGATTCGACGTTACTTTCACCGTTGGGAGCAGCAACTCGCCAACGTCAGCAAACATGAACGCCAGGTCCGCCCGTTCGAGTGGGGCGAAGACTGGATCGACGCCGCCTTCGCGCCTGGCGCTACGGTGGACAGGACGGAGGCCGGCGGCGGGCAACCCGCCGGCTACGCCGGGGTGTCGGCGTGGGTCGAGCGCGTCATGCAGAATACCGACGCCTTCTACACGCCGGAGCCGGTGCGCTACACCTTTACGCAGGCGCTGCCCAGCGTGAGGGCCGGCGGCGAAGAAGGCCTGCTGACCTATCCCAGCGGGTTCACGACGCCGCACGACCACAACAACACCGTGACAGCGCGGTACTTCCCCGCCGCTCCCATCCGCAAACGCCGGCCCGGATCGCCTCGCCGGGCCGTCGTGGTGCTGGCGCAGTGGAACTCCGACGCCAACGGCCATGTCGGGCTGTGCAAGATCCTCGCGAAGCTCGGCATCGCGTCGTTGCGCATCAGCCTGCCCTACCACGACGCCCGCATGCCGCCGGAATTGAAGCGCGCCGATTACATCGTGAGCTCGAACGTCGTGCGCACGCTGCAGGTGTGCCGGCAGGCGGTGCGCGACGTGCGGCTCGCGCTCTGGTGGCTGCGCGACCAGGGCTACGACCGCCTGGGCCTGCTCGGCACCAGCCTCGGGTCGTGCCTGTCGCTGTTGACGACGTGCCATGAACCGCTGGTGAGGGCGCAGGCCCTCAACCACGTCTCGCCGTTCTTCAGCGACGTGGTGTGGCGGGGCCTCTCGACCGAGCACGTGCGCGAAGGGTTCGAAGGGTACCTCGACGCCGACCAGCTGCGCCACCTGTGGCGCCCGATCAGCCCGTGGTCGTTCCTGGATCGCATGCACGATCGCCAGACGCTGTTGATCTACGCCAAGTACGACCTCTCGTTTCCGGTGGACCTGTCGCTGAAGCTGGTGGACGAGTTCCGGCGGCGCCGCTATCCGGTCCAGGTCAGCGTGCTGCCATGCGGGCACTACTCGACCGGCGCCGCGCCGTACAAGTTCCTGGATGCGTGGTATCTGGGGAAATTTCTCGCGACGAAGCTATAG
- a CDS encoding YfiR family protein, producing the protein MDIPVRRLRRFGPGWCTAAVVAAAALSAPAVGAGQAPQRETDVVLKAAFLYNFARFAQWPALRDGQAIAVCIVGDDGLAAAFDKTAQGKNIGGHVVATIQPADARTWSTCHVLFIADSAARRATKELSLIRAAPVLTVSDEPGFARRSGLVELYVEDGRMRFAINVDALGRSGLQLSSRLLGLAKVVRDRDLE; encoded by the coding sequence ATGGACATTCCGGTGAGGCGGCTCCGACGTTTTGGTCCGGGCTGGTGCACGGCCGCCGTGGTCGCGGCGGCTGCGCTCAGTGCGCCGGCCGTCGGCGCCGGCCAGGCCCCCCAACGCGAAACGGACGTCGTCCTGAAAGCGGCTTTCCTCTATAATTTCGCCAGATTCGCGCAGTGGCCGGCGCTGCGCGACGGCCAGGCGATCGCGGTGTGCATCGTCGGTGACGACGGCCTGGCCGCCGCGTTCGACAAGACAGCGCAAGGAAAGAACATTGGTGGCCACGTCGTCGCGACAATACAGCCCGCCGACGCCAGAACGTGGAGCACGTGCCACGTATTGTTCATCGCTGACAGCGCGGCGCGCCGCGCGACGAAAGAGTTGTCGTTGATTCGGGCGGCGCCGGTGCTGACCGTGAGCGACGAGCCAGGGTTTGCGCGCCGGAGCGGTCTCGTCGAGCTGTACGTCGAGGACGGCCGGATGCGTTTTGCCATCAACGTGGATGCGCTCGGGCGCTCGGGCCTGCAGCTCAGT
- a CDS encoding class I SAM-dependent methyltransferase has product MTSADTAALLQTLARDCGARRILEIGIGDGQFTLSLAAMLPPDGMMISMEADAVLAGHARSELAAAGYADRVSVMVGEAARFLHKIAGPFDLIVQGAAPAVNQARHERLVALLRPNGVLVTDNIGGNGDSDPVVAFSHRLAADPRLRTSFLPVGGGVAISVKRAS; this is encoded by the coding sequence GTGACGTCCGCCGACACTGCGGCTCTGCTGCAAACGCTGGCACGCGACTGCGGCGCCCGTCGTATCCTCGAGATCGGCATCGGCGACGGCCAGTTCACCCTGTCGCTTGCGGCAATGCTGCCGCCGGATGGGATGATGATCAGCATGGAAGCCGACGCGGTGTTGGCCGGACACGCGCGCAGCGAGCTGGCCGCCGCGGGCTATGCCGACCGCGTCAGCGTGATGGTTGGCGAGGCCGCGCGCTTCCTGCACAAGATTGCCGGTCCGTTCGACCTGATCGTCCAGGGCGCCGCCCCGGCGGTGAACCAAGCCAGGCACGAGCGGCTGGTCGCACTGCTTCGTCCCAACGGCGTGCTGGTGACTGATAACATTGGCGGGAACGGCGATTCCGATCCCGTGGTGGCGTTCAGCCACCGCCTGGCGGCCGACCCCCGCCTGCGCACTTCCTTTCTTCCCGTCGGTGGCGGCGTGGCGATATCGGTGAAACGAGCATCATGA
- a CDS encoding amidase, translating to MTIAEVAPRLAKGEVKSEKLTEECLSQIEALNPKLNAFITVTATAALAAARKADQEIAGGRYRGPLHGIPLSLKDLIDMKGVRTSAGSLVRADHVAGSDAVVTARLRAAGAVFVGKTNLHEFAFGTTTEDSGFGLARNPVDPSRSPGGSSGGSAIAIATGMSLGTVGTDTGGSIRIPAAACGIVGLKPEWGEVSASGVVPLSRQLDHVGPLAACVADAWFQYNAMVPAARQTAAMPAAAPLKGLRFGVPAGYLFDRLDADVERVVAATIETLRSAGATVTEVAIPHATDMAAVYVHLVLADAAEFHGRTLLARPQDYTPNVRLRLEMARYVLAEDYVRAVRGKAVIAHEVDRALHGVDALVLPSLAIPAPPLGAATMPVKGGPEAVRTLMLRCTQPFNLSGHPAISLPCGTAHSGLSGTAHGGLPVGLQLAGHKGGTAALVGAALAVERAIAHAG from the coding sequence ATGACGATCGCCGAAGTCGCGCCGCGGCTGGCCAAGGGTGAGGTCAAGTCCGAGAAGCTGACCGAGGAGTGCCTGTCGCAAATCGAGGCGCTCAACCCGAAGCTGAACGCCTTCATCACCGTGACCGCCACCGCCGCGCTCGCCGCTGCGCGCAAGGCCGACCAGGAGATTGCCGGCGGCCGCTACCGCGGGCCGCTCCACGGCATTCCGCTGTCGCTCAAGGATCTGATCGACATGAAGGGCGTGCGCACCAGCGCCGGTTCGCTCGTGCGCGCCGACCACGTCGCCGGCAGCGACGCCGTCGTCACCGCGCGGCTGCGCGCGGCCGGCGCCGTCTTTGTCGGCAAGACCAACCTCCACGAGTTTGCCTTCGGCACGACCACCGAAGATTCCGGTTTCGGCCTGGCCCGCAACCCGGTCGACCCGTCCCGCTCGCCGGGTGGATCGAGCGGCGGCTCGGCCATCGCCATCGCGACCGGCATGTCGCTCGGCACCGTCGGCACTGATACGGGCGGTTCCATCCGCATTCCCGCCGCCGCCTGCGGCATTGTCGGGCTCAAGCCGGAATGGGGAGAGGTCTCGGCGTCGGGCGTGGTGCCGCTCAGCCGCCAGCTCGATCATGTCGGTCCGCTCGCGGCGTGCGTGGCTGATGCATGGTTCCAGTACAACGCGATGGTGCCGGCCGCGCGGCAAACCGCGGCCATGCCCGCGGCGGCGCCGCTCAAGGGACTACGGTTCGGCGTGCCGGCGGGTTACCTGTTCGATCGGCTCGACGCCGACGTGGAGCGCGTCGTGGCCGCCACCATCGAGACGTTGCGCAGCGCGGGCGCGACCGTCACCGAGGTCGCCATTCCTCACGCCACCGACATGGCGGCTGTTTACGTGCACCTGGTGTTGGCCGACGCCGCCGAGTTTCACGGCCGCACGCTGCTGGCGCGGCCACAGGACTACACGCCCAACGTGCGGCTGCGTCTCGAGATGGCGCGCTACGTGCTGGCCGAAGACTACGTCCGCGCGGTGCGCGGCAAGGCGGTGATCGCGCACGAAGTCGACCGCGCGCTGCACGGCGTGGACGCGCTGGTGCTGCCGTCGCTGGCGATACCGGCGCCGCCGCTCGGTGCCGCGACCATGCCGGTCAAGGGCGGGCCCGAGGCGGTGCGGACGTTGATGCTGCGCTGCACCCAGCCGTTCAACCTGTCGGGACACCCGGCGATCTCGCTGCCGTGTGGCACAGCCCACAGCGGGCTGAGCGGCACGGCTCACGGCGGGCTGCCGGTCGGCCTGCAACTGGCGGGTCACAAGGGCGGGACGGCGGCCCTGGTGGGAGCCGCGCTGGCCGTGGAGCGCGCAATCGCGCACGCCGGATGA